Proteins encoded in a region of the Candidatus Reconcilbacillus cellulovorans genome:
- a CDS encoding arsenic-transporting ATPase: protein MRVIIYTGKGGVGKTSVAAATAVKLAEQGYRTLILSTDAAHSLSDSFQVALGSEPVRISERLWGVEVDSLRETEKHWGAVRNWLSGLMSWANLNDITTEEMLVFPGMEELFSLMEIRRHATSGDYDAIIVDCAPTGETLRLLSYPNLLRWWLEKVFPYERRLLKVVRPVAKVVAGGLELPGDNVLDSLASLVRQLEKLQKIIIDPAMTSVRVVVNPEKMVIAEARRAFTYLNLYGFNTDAIIVNRVLPAEAGTGYWSTWRDIHLKYEEEIRNSFSPLPILRIPMMESEVYGLPMLKRIGEAAFANTDAAAVLYRGKVQEIRKEEDGYVLELVLPFVQKDQHQLSQKGDELTVQAGPYKRKVLLPRTLLGREITGARFTEQKLTIRFENKTISNLHEDDE from the coding sequence ATGAGGGTCATTATTTATACCGGGAAAGGCGGGGTCGGGAAAACAAGCGTCGCCGCAGCTACAGCGGTCAAGCTAGCGGAACAGGGTTACCGGACTTTGATTTTGAGTACGGACGCGGCGCACAGTTTGTCCGATTCGTTCCAAGTCGCCCTTGGCAGTGAACCGGTACGGATTAGCGAGCGGCTATGGGGGGTGGAGGTGGACAGTCTCCGGGAAACCGAAAAGCATTGGGGCGCTGTCCGGAATTGGCTGTCCGGATTGATGAGTTGGGCCAATCTGAATGATATCACCACCGAGGAAATGCTCGTTTTTCCAGGAATGGAGGAGCTGTTCAGTCTCATGGAAATCAGGCGCCATGCGACGAGCGGTGACTATGACGCCATCATCGTCGATTGTGCCCCGACGGGAGAGACGTTGCGGTTGCTCAGCTATCCGAATCTGCTCCGTTGGTGGCTGGAGAAGGTGTTCCCTTACGAGCGTCGACTATTGAAGGTGGTGCGTCCGGTCGCGAAAGTCGTCGCGGGAGGTTTGGAACTGCCGGGTGACAACGTGCTGGATAGTCTTGCATCATTGGTTCGGCAATTGGAAAAACTGCAAAAAATCATCATTGATCCTGCGATGACGTCTGTGCGTGTCGTCGTCAATCCCGAAAAAATGGTGATCGCCGAAGCAAGGAGGGCTTTTACCTATTTGAACTTGTACGGATTCAACACGGATGCGATTATTGTCAATCGGGTATTGCCTGCGGAAGCCGGCACCGGGTACTGGTCAACCTGGCGCGACATTCATCTCAAGTATGAGGAGGAAATACGCAACTCCTTTAGCCCGCTTCCTATTCTCCGCATCCCTATGATGGAGTCCGAGGTATACGGATTGCCGATGCTCAAACGGATCGGTGAAGCGGCATTTGCCAATACGGATGCCGCGGCGGTATTGTACCGGGGCAAAGTGCAGGAGATTCGCAAGGAAGAAGACGGTTATGTTTTGGAACTGGTCCTGCCGTTTGTCCAAAAGGATCAGCATCAACTCAGTCAAAAGGGCGACGAACTGACTGTACAGGCAGGTCCATACAAGCGTAAGGTGCTTCTGCCGCGAACGCTGCTGGGGCGAGAAATCACAGGAGCGCGTTTTACAGAGCAGAAGTTGACCATTCGTTTTGAAAATAAGACGATATCAAACCTTCATGAGGATGATGAATGA